One stretch of Akkermansia sp. RCC_12PD DNA includes these proteins:
- a CDS encoding glycosyltransferase family 10, with the protein MKNCKISFVRNTPSWLIENVISGLSDIEGIKFHHLKEGGDYLFATPFMYSSFVSFSDFLDKAPSAITIMHCVGEAIMPDLNIFDYYIGFYPEACGDRIIQRLYERELRRKISECKKRPAVQILKEKKAFCNFIYSNGKGHPMRGQLFDLLSHYRKVDAPGRYKHNIDILTSRHNKDWLSESIDLKNPYKFSISAENAWFPGYTSEKLLTSMLADTLPIYWGNPEISNEFNPDSFIHVDHYSNLNELLEFIIRVDLDDELWCRIMDEPWRLKKQIEEDDRIFEHYVKRYGNIFKQPIEKAFRKGNGYFEDMYRNQMKAGMGLRLLNENISSNCMKFIKNMPRFFRKK; encoded by the coding sequence ATGAAAAACTGCAAAATATCCTTTGTCAGGAATACTCCATCCTGGCTCATTGAAAATGTCATCTCGGGGCTTTCCGATATTGAAGGGATAAAATTCCATCATCTTAAAGAAGGAGGGGACTATTTGTTCGCCACTCCTTTCATGTACTCATCATTCGTTTCGTTTTCCGATTTTCTAGACAAAGCACCTTCTGCAATCACAATCATGCATTGTGTAGGAGAAGCTATTATGCCCGATTTAAATATTTTTGATTATTACATCGGGTTTTATCCGGAAGCCTGCGGAGACCGTATTATTCAAAGACTGTATGAAAGGGAGTTGCGGCGGAAAATTTCCGAATGCAAAAAAAGACCTGCCGTTCAAATACTCAAAGAAAAGAAAGCATTTTGCAATTTTATCTACTCTAACGGAAAAGGGCATCCCATGAGAGGCCAGCTGTTCGACCTCCTTTCCCATTACCGGAAAGTAGATGCCCCAGGACGCTATAAACACAACATAGATATACTGACCTCCCGTCATAACAAAGACTGGCTTTCTGAAAGCATTGACTTAAAGAATCCCTATAAATTCTCCATTTCGGCGGAAAACGCCTGGTTTCCCGGATATACTTCAGAAAAACTCCTTACCAGCATGCTGGCGGATACGTTGCCTATCTACTGGGGCAATCCCGAGATATCCAATGAATTTAATCCCGATTCTTTTATCCATGTTGATCATTATTCCAATCTTAATGAACTTCTGGAATTTATTATCAGGGTAGATCTCGATGATGAATTATGGTGCCGTATCATGGACGAACCATGGAGACTGAAAAAACAGATAGAGGAAGATGACAGGATATTTGAGCATTACGTGAAAAGATACGGTAATATATTCAAGCAGCCAATTGAGAAAGCTTTCCGAAAGGGAAACGGATACTTTGAAGACATGTACAGGAATCAGATGAAAGCAGGAATGGGATTGCGATTACTCAATGAAAATATCAGTTCGAATTGCATGAAATTCATAAAAAACATGCCCCGCTTTTTTAGAAAAAAATAG
- a CDS encoding glycosyltransferase family 2 protein gives MKTKLDLSVIILTYNEQLHIRRCLENVCPMAKCIYVIDCHSSDATRQICEEFNNVKVIDHEWPGNQAAQLNWALDHLNMETSWVLRLDADEYLSDELKEELQAKLPSMPDDVTGLIFPLRRIFMGREMKHGLPRILLMRAWRHGKACCETRAMDEYMALLEGRSVEMQHWFADHSLLNLEQWTTKHLGYARREAAMLIKQVESQSESGHLSQHARRKRHQKAYYARLPLFWRAFAYFIYRYCFKLGFLDGKEGFLWHFLQGWWYRTLVDAKVYEMKKNGNF, from the coding sequence ATGAAGACCAAACTTGATCTTTCCGTTATTATTTTAACATATAACGAACAATTGCACATACGCCGTTGTCTGGAAAATGTATGCCCCATGGCAAAATGCATCTATGTCATTGACTGCCATTCCTCCGATGCGACTCGGCAGATATGCGAAGAGTTCAACAATGTCAAAGTTATTGATCATGAATGGCCGGGAAACCAGGCGGCACAGCTCAACTGGGCCCTGGACCATCTGAACATGGAAACCTCATGGGTCCTGCGTCTGGATGCGGATGAATATCTTTCAGATGAACTCAAGGAAGAATTGCAGGCCAAGCTGCCGAGTATGCCTGACGATGTCACGGGGCTGATATTCCCATTGCGGCGGATTTTCATGGGCCGTGAAATGAAACATGGCCTTCCCCGGATTTTGCTGATGCGAGCATGGCGCCATGGAAAAGCCTGTTGTGAAACACGTGCGATGGATGAATACATGGCGCTGTTGGAAGGCCGTTCCGTTGAAATGCAGCATTGGTTTGCAGATCACAGTTTACTGAATTTGGAGCAATGGACGACAAAACACCTTGGTTATGCCCGGCGCGAGGCAGCCATGTTAATCAAACAGGTAGAGTCTCAATCCGAATCCGGTCATTTGAGTCAACATGCCCGACGCAAACGGCATCAAAAGGCGTATTATGCACGCCTGCCTTTGTTTTGGCGCGCTTTTGCCTACTTTATCTACCGCTATTGCTTTAAGTTGGGCTTTTTGGACGGCAAGGAAGGGTTCCTTTGGCATTTTCTCCAAGGATGGTGGTACCGCACCCTAGTGGACGCCAAGGTATATGAAATGAAAAAAAACGGTAATTTTTGA
- a CDS encoding nitroreductase family protein: MFLRTLKSKIGYFIRQIRPLKQHLANTAYDFARFRNYSAYREQNEIDKLIPLLQWYTHIIEKGLSLEKTRLFFGKAVIADIEHFLMHIEKLGGKKNVPEIQCCLDVLTAYVLFNQTHASEELLKENETYLEHISGLVKKYRSSEHTICKGGTLTFTRSKYMDDARQPWPFLSASRFSVRHYTGQPIPKEDICKAVQWAMKSPSVCNRQSTRLKIIYNKEKIRQVLSLQKGTGGFTDTIGALIMVAGDLKSFSSPHERNQVFIDNGIFCMNLLYGLQYLGYGTCPLHWFWGKEHDLKLRKLIQFPENWTVSCFISVGCLPDEFSVPMGYRKELSEICFFEEEESQ; the protein is encoded by the coding sequence ATGTTTTTACGCACATTGAAAAGTAAAATAGGGTATTTTATCCGGCAAATACGCCCCCTGAAACAGCATCTTGCAAATACTGCATACGACTTTGCCCGCTTCCGCAACTACTCGGCATACCGGGAACAAAATGAAATTGATAAACTCATTCCCCTGTTGCAGTGGTATACGCATATCATTGAAAAGGGGTTGTCTCTTGAAAAAACACGGCTCTTTTTCGGTAAGGCCGTTATTGCGGATATCGAACACTTTCTGATGCATATTGAAAAATTGGGAGGTAAGAAAAACGTACCGGAAATACAATGCTGCCTGGATGTCCTGACTGCATATGTTCTCTTCAATCAAACTCATGCATCAGAGGAACTTTTAAAGGAGAATGAGACTTATCTTGAACATATCTCCGGGCTTGTAAAAAAGTACAGGTCATCTGAACACACCATTTGCAAAGGGGGTACGCTCACGTTCACCCGTTCCAAATACATGGACGACGCGCGGCAGCCCTGGCCCTTTTTGTCCGCATCACGCTTTAGCGTAAGACACTATACGGGCCAGCCAATTCCCAAGGAGGACATATGCAAGGCGGTTCAATGGGCGATGAAATCTCCTTCCGTCTGCAACAGGCAAAGTACAAGACTCAAGATCATATACAACAAGGAAAAGATCAGGCAGGTACTTTCCCTGCAAAAGGGAACGGGAGGATTTACGGACACCATAGGAGCCTTGATCATGGTGGCGGGTGATTTGAAGTCTTTCTCCTCCCCTCATGAAAGAAATCAGGTTTTTATTGATAACGGCATCTTTTGCATGAACCTTCTTTATGGACTTCAATATTTAGGCTACGGGACATGCCCCTTGCATTGGTTTTGGGGAAAGGAGCATGATCTTAAACTCCGGAAATTGATACAATTTCCGGAAAACTGGACCGTTTCATGTTTTATCAGCGTAGGCTGTCTGCCGGATGAATTTTCGGTACCCATGGGGTATCGGAAGGAGTTGTCTGAAATTTGCTTTTTTGAGGAAGAGGAATCACAATGA
- a CDS encoding Coenzyme F420 hydrogenase/dehydrogenase, beta subunit C-terminal domain, with amino-acid sequence MDQIIEKDDCCGCGACAWACPRHCIKMVADAEGFLYPDINQDDCIDCHICQKTCPGRHADEIRHGGNGQEIIAATNQDPALLNKSSSGGVFLELCTYVIAQGGMVAGAIYDDEMTIRHVLRERMEDCLAFAGSKYAQSSLGDIFSEIKETLKTGRLVLFSGTPCQIAGLRRYLKKSHPNLLTCDLVCHGVASPLAFEGYVKWLEGYQKKRIASICMKDKTHGWLNPQIRVEFSNGKELNGSDETQVWQRAYNSALYMRPSCYRCPYTSFQRTGDISLGDFWAVQNIKPDIFNPNGVSLVLLNTEMGREVFSHIKGNFKTEPLSEKEAIQSSLSVPVKMPEGRSSVMNSLSSKGFMSHARSFRSSRATRYRTRLGRFIRMVASKLNSRNQ; translated from the coding sequence ATGGACCAGATTATAGAAAAGGACGATTGCTGCGGATGTGGAGCTTGCGCCTGGGCGTGTCCGCGTCATTGCATTAAGATGGTTGCTGATGCAGAAGGCTTTTTATACCCCGACATCAATCAAGACGATTGCATTGACTGCCATATATGCCAAAAGACTTGCCCCGGGCGGCATGCAGATGAAATCCGCCATGGCGGCAATGGCCAGGAAATAATTGCAGCAACCAATCAAGACCCCGCCCTGCTGAACAAAAGTTCATCCGGAGGAGTTTTTCTGGAACTATGCACATATGTCATCGCGCAAGGAGGAATGGTGGCTGGCGCCATTTATGATGATGAGATGACCATTCGTCATGTGCTGAGGGAAAGAATGGAGGATTGTCTCGCCTTTGCTGGCTCCAAATATGCGCAAAGCAGCCTTGGAGATATATTCTCTGAAATTAAGGAAACGCTAAAAACAGGACGCTTGGTTTTATTCAGCGGTACGCCTTGCCAAATTGCCGGATTGAGGCGTTATTTGAAAAAAAGCCACCCTAACCTGCTGACGTGCGACCTAGTCTGCCATGGAGTGGCCAGTCCTCTTGCTTTTGAAGGATATGTCAAGTGGCTTGAAGGTTATCAAAAAAAACGTATTGCCTCTATCTGCATGAAGGACAAAACCCATGGATGGTTGAACCCTCAAATACGAGTCGAATTCTCCAATGGAAAAGAACTTAACGGTTCTGATGAAACCCAGGTATGGCAGAGGGCATATAATAGCGCTTTGTACATGCGCCCGTCATGTTATCGCTGCCCTTATACTTCCTTTCAAAGAACGGGTGATATTTCCCTGGGGGATTTTTGGGCGGTTCAGAACATCAAGCCGGACATCTTCAATCCTAATGGAGTGTCTCTGGTTTTACTTAACACGGAAATGGGGAGGGAGGTCTTTTCCCACATCAAGGGTAACTTCAAAACGGAGCCCCTGTCGGAAAAAGAAGCCATACAATCATCTCTTTCGGTTCCAGTCAAGATGCCGGAAGGGCGTTCATCCGTCATGAATTCCTTGAGTTCAAAAGGATTCATGTCTCATGCGCGCAGTTTCCGTTCAAGTCGCGCTACCCGTTACAGAACCAGGCTGGGGCGTTTTATCAGGATGGTGGCATCAAAACTCAATTCCCGGAATCAATAA
- a CDS encoding lipopolysaccharide biosynthesis protein — protein MEQADTKRIARNTVFLYLRTAFSILVSLYTARVILNALGIEDFGIYNAVGGMIATFALLNAGMTSCIQRYLTLGLGKSDMMEQSRIFRTSINIMLIISLVTVVFAESIGLWFLNHKMVFPADSFSTINWVYQFSVVTFVLGVLSIPYNAALTAHEHFDKFAYIGIFEVILKLAIALTISFLDSNRLVIYAVLVMLAAFCVRYIYAAYCTRHFEECKYSFILDIPLLKKMFAFSLWNFLGSSSYILKTNGINILINLFFGVTLNAAIGVASQITNAACSLAGNFTTAIHPQITKAFARADYATMNKLAYMEARYSFLLLYAIGFPLIVGMPAVLSLWLGEYPEYAVSFSRLIILNIIIDTMATPLVVIMLAVGKIALYQIWISSILLLNVPLSYLCFKYTGNPESAYMISILLSLIAFISRFPLLKRFIQFPFGAFARNVFPRIAMTVLISSFTVIGIQQTGILSPDDLGNILLIISAIVLGCLSIIFFGMNRQERIFLFDTLRRKLPF, from the coding sequence ATGGAACAGGCAGATACAAAACGCATTGCCCGGAATACGGTTTTCCTTTATCTGAGAACAGCCTTTTCCATTCTGGTCTCGCTCTATACGGCACGGGTCATCCTGAACGCGCTCGGCATAGAAGACTTCGGCATTTACAATGCCGTGGGCGGCATGATAGCCACTTTCGCCCTTTTAAATGCAGGGATGACCTCATGCATCCAGCGCTATTTGACCTTGGGTCTGGGCAAGTCGGACATGATGGAACAAAGCCGGATTTTTAGAACTTCCATCAATATCATGTTGATCATTTCATTAGTGACCGTGGTATTTGCGGAAAGTATTGGACTCTGGTTCCTGAATCACAAAATGGTTTTTCCCGCCGACAGTTTTTCTACCATCAATTGGGTTTACCAGTTTTCAGTCGTCACGTTCGTATTGGGGGTTCTCAGCATTCCCTATAATGCGGCGTTAACGGCTCATGAGCATTTTGACAAATTTGCCTACATAGGCATCTTTGAAGTCATCTTGAAACTGGCTATTGCACTAACGATCAGCTTTCTTGATTCCAACCGCCTGGTCATCTATGCGGTTCTTGTGATGCTTGCCGCATTTTGCGTCAGGTATATTTATGCGGCCTACTGTACCCGGCATTTTGAAGAGTGCAAATATTCGTTCATACTGGATATTCCATTGTTGAAAAAGATGTTTGCCTTTTCATTGTGGAATTTTCTCGGAAGCAGTTCATATATTTTGAAAACAAACGGCATCAATATTTTGATTAATTTGTTTTTCGGAGTCACGCTGAATGCGGCAATTGGCGTTGCGTCTCAAATTACAAATGCGGCTTGCAGTCTTGCCGGTAATTTTACGACCGCCATTCATCCTCAGATCACCAAGGCGTTCGCCAGGGCCGATTACGCCACAATGAACAAACTGGCCTATATGGAAGCCCGTTATTCTTTTCTTCTCTTATATGCAATAGGATTTCCGCTGATTGTAGGGATGCCTGCAGTTTTGAGCCTTTGGCTAGGAGAATACCCGGAATATGCCGTTTCCTTTTCACGCCTGATTATTTTAAATATCATCATTGATACCATGGCGACCCCCCTGGTTGTCATTATGCTCGCCGTCGGAAAAATTGCGTTGTACCAGATTTGGATCAGTTCCATCCTGTTACTTAACGTACCGCTATCCTATTTGTGTTTCAAATACACGGGAAATCCTGAATCCGCCTATATGATAAGCATACTATTGTCGCTTATAGCCTTTATTTCCCGATTCCCTCTCCTAAAAAGGTTTATACAATTCCCCTTCGGAGCATTTGCCCGAAATGTATTCCCCCGAATCGCCATGACCGTTTTAATTTCTTCTTTTACAGTCATAGGTATCCAACAAACAGGCATATTGTCGCCCGATGATCTCGGTAATATTTTATTGATTATTTCCGCAATCGTCCTGGGCTGCCTTTCCATTATTTTTTTCGGAATGAACAGACAAGAAAGAATTTTTCTTTTTGATACATTGCGGAGAAAACTTCCTTTTTAA
- a CDS encoding glycosyltransferase family A protein produces MTPFFSIVIPAYNVELYLQETLDSVYAQTFDKYEIIVVDDGSTDGTPEMLARQNDPRLRVIRQQNAGVSAARNTGIAAAQGTFIAFLDGDDIWAPWHLEHACHFFEEHPEVHWYASPFLRSDCVKESLAGLEPDPGYDVVDYFSGNAWVCSSTAILAKKAIPGKELFPTDMAYGEDVLAWLSFALQSPLIGMGRKADCIYRFHASSAVATRAADINTEIVSSRGLYEKWNALYEEGRLDQALSFCRKHLVGKWIRSIYLNNGREWSPHLRELHSLLGWPCRSWTTAYHLLSEGLSFIFSLPLCLHFWLKGNRVPPPEENAAQKQHSAVPGQRWEIQPPENGAPLFSVVIPAYNVQEYIGDTLQSVFCQTCADFEIIVVEDGSTDDTARILAELKDPRLRVIRQKNKGVSAARNAGFAVARGKYIAMLDSDDLWKPWHLELARRFFISHPEVCWHSSKCEIVEKIPGDYLSSAMPEDTHSSAIHFFKDRRIRYMSSSSLCIRREAIKELPFFPESMEYSEDTSAFIRFALTHLDYGVSHVESAFYRRRPGSATARVVPNARKCLESDWEIFHQYAMMSRECPMTPEAVRSMRSSILSKWMYQILRNSPACWLPTLKPTRPLMGIAPYLWVRLYIAASNMTANIFALPYLLKNGRPS; encoded by the coding sequence ATGACTCCGTTTTTTTCCATTGTGATCCCGGCATACAATGTCGAACTTTATCTCCAGGAAACTCTTGATTCGGTTTATGCCCAGACATTCGACAAATATGAAATCATTGTCGTTGATGACGGATCAACGGATGGCACTCCCGAAATGCTGGCCCGGCAGAATGATCCCCGCCTCCGTGTGATACGTCAACAAAACGCAGGCGTTTCAGCGGCCCGCAATACAGGAATTGCAGCGGCCCAGGGAACATTCATCGCGTTTTTAGATGGCGACGACATCTGGGCGCCATGGCATTTGGAGCATGCCTGTCATTTTTTTGAGGAACATCCGGAAGTTCATTGGTATGCCTCCCCATTTTTACGTTCCGACTGTGTCAAGGAAAGTCTTGCCGGTCTTGAACCGGATCCGGGATACGATGTCGTGGATTACTTTTCCGGCAACGCATGGGTATGCTCTTCCACCGCCATTCTGGCGAAAAAGGCCATTCCAGGAAAAGAACTTTTTCCGACGGACATGGCTTACGGAGAAGACGTCCTGGCCTGGTTGAGCTTTGCCCTGCAATCTCCCTTGATCGGAATGGGAAGGAAAGCCGATTGCATTTATCGTTTTCACGCTTCTTCAGCGGTGGCGACGCGGGCGGCAGATATCAATACGGAAATCGTCTCCAGCCGCGGCCTCTATGAGAAATGGAACGCTTTATATGAAGAAGGAAGGCTGGACCAAGCCCTGTCATTCTGCCGCAAACATCTTGTCGGTAAATGGATACGCAGTATTTATCTGAACAATGGACGGGAATGGAGCCCCCATTTACGGGAGCTGCATTCTCTTCTGGGGTGGCCTTGCCGAAGCTGGACCACCGCCTATCATCTATTGTCCGAAGGTCTTTCTTTTATTTTTTCACTTCCGCTTTGTCTGCATTTCTGGCTCAAAGGAAACCGGGTTCCCCCGCCCGAAGAGAATGCAGCTCAAAAACAGCATTCCGCCGTTCCAGGGCAAAGATGGGAGATTCAGCCGCCGGAGAACGGCGCCCCGCTCTTCTCCGTTGTTATTCCAGCGTATAATGTACAGGAATACATAGGAGACACGTTGCAAAGTGTTTTTTGCCAAACATGTGCCGACTTCGAGATTATTGTCGTGGAGGATGGTTCTACAGACGATACGGCCAGGATTCTTGCCGAACTCAAAGATCCTCGTCTCAGAGTGATACGCCAAAAGAACAAAGGCGTGTCCGCGGCCCGAAACGCCGGGTTTGCCGTAGCACGGGGCAAATACATAGCTATGCTGGATAGTGATGATCTATGGAAGCCCTGGCATTTGGAACTGGCACGCCGGTTCTTCATATCACATCCCGAAGTATGCTGGCATTCCTCCAAATGCGAAATCGTAGAAAAAATACCGGGTGATTACTTGTCTTCCGCCATGCCGGAAGACACGCACAGCTCCGCCATACATTTTTTCAAAGACAGGCGCATCCGGTATATGAGCAGTTCCAGCTTGTGCATTCGCCGGGAAGCCATAAAAGAACTGCCGTTCTTTCCTGAGAGCATGGAATATTCAGAAGACACGAGCGCTTTCATCCGCTTTGCCCTTACTCATTTGGATTATGGGGTTTCTCATGTAGAATCAGCCTTTTATCGCCGGCGCCCCGGATCCGCGACGGCCCGTGTGGTTCCCAATGCCCGTAAGTGCCTTGAGTCGGATTGGGAGATATTCCATCAATATGCCATGATGTCACGCGAGTGCCCCATGACTCCCGAGGCGGTACGAAGCATGCGTTCCAGCATCTTGTCCAAATGGATGTATCAAATACTTCGCAACAGCCCGGCATGCTGGCTGCCGACGCTGAAACCCACACGACCGCTCATGGGAATTGCCCCTTATCTATGGGTGCGCCTTTACATTGCGGCCTCAAATATGACGGCGAACATATTTGCGCTCCCTTATTTGTTAAAAAATGGTAGACCTTCTTAA
- a CDS encoding DUF1796 family putative cysteine peptidase, with amino-acid sequence MKALKLRSAFKCIQVIVHEYCQMVWKNLFYRIITRKSASCLHCDFIFSAGRACRSAEMLKYLGMRQMSCPCDWMTNYSLKTYGQLIFSRTFSLFNTWMELPSNHHFRVVQDMETGMISSHDFLKTSSVDEGMALFHSKMSRRTSALCDRLEKGKNIGCVMNREEDDDSIRNFCMVLSKKFPHATFKVLNIKSSPGMQGINKRTVFESNNVSLYEYTFDDTPANNPEWLGNRDMWLKLILSEFHVKRWKRHLYPWNFPLLNELLSSVRHQNIDF; translated from the coding sequence ATGAAAGCCTTAAAATTGCGTTCCGCATTCAAATGTATACAAGTGATTGTACATGAATATTGCCAAATGGTATGGAAAAACCTGTTTTATCGCATCATTACACGGAAAAGCGCTTCATGCCTGCATTGCGATTTTATCTTTTCGGCAGGGAGAGCATGCAGAAGCGCCGAGATGCTCAAGTACCTTGGAATGCGCCAAATGTCGTGCCCATGTGACTGGATGACGAATTACAGTCTGAAAACTTATGGACAACTTATTTTCTCCCGGACATTTTCTCTGTTCAATACATGGATGGAGCTTCCATCTAACCATCATTTCCGAGTAGTTCAGGATATGGAAACCGGCATGATTTCTTCTCATGACTTTTTGAAAACATCTTCCGTGGATGAGGGAATGGCACTTTTCCACTCCAAAATGTCGCGAAGAACCTCCGCTCTTTGTGATAGACTGGAAAAGGGAAAAAACATCGGCTGCGTGATGAACAGAGAGGAAGATGATGATAGCATAAGAAATTTTTGCATGGTACTTTCTAAAAAATTCCCCCATGCAACCTTCAAAGTCCTGAATATTAAAAGCAGCCCTGGTATGCAGGGGATTAACAAACGCACTGTTTTTGAATCAAATAATGTATCCTTGTATGAATATACATTTGACGACACTCCCGCAAATAACCCAGAATGGCTGGGAAACAGGGATATGTGGCTGAAATTGATTTTAAGTGAATTTCATGTAAAACGCTGGAAGAGACACCTTTACCCCTGGAACTTCCCTTTATTGAACGAGCTGCTCAGTTCTGTCCGGCATCAAAATATAGATTTCTGA
- a CDS encoding polysaccharide pyruvyl transferase family protein, whose product MNIGILTFLGASNCGAVLQAYALQQVLRSLGHSSEIIQYRKQFPFHLRNYLRKSPAATLSLWKSHVLKRLYQQKNIRCLTLSCRKYHSLSELENGKLRYDLYITGSDQIWNSGITADGELDPVYFGTFAPSSSRLVSYAASMGQGIDLARHPDQLRQYLARYDAISIREVNIAEKLEEVIGRKVSVCMDPTLLLFAHDYSDLVQRETDKDTCPSPYLASYVLYPIGDSEGYMKKYAREHHLRWVNLVNSASGEHFKKALNTRVTPEKWLCYIKNSQCIICSSFHAVVFALIFHKPFVYICPENQKTGNARLLSLLGMLGLQDRHLSKLNEQALSLLSEEIDWKKVDRVIEQQRADSLAFLKNAVTNREE is encoded by the coding sequence ATGAATATAGGTATCCTTACGTTTTTGGGAGCATCGAATTGTGGAGCAGTCCTTCAAGCCTACGCCCTTCAACAGGTTTTACGTAGCCTGGGGCATTCTTCCGAAATTATTCAATATAGAAAACAATTCCCCTTCCATTTGCGGAACTACCTGCGGAAATCTCCGGCAGCCACGCTTTCTCTTTGGAAATCCCATGTGCTGAAAAGATTATATCAACAAAAAAATATACGCTGCCTGACATTGTCGTGCCGCAAATATCATTCACTATCCGAATTGGAAAACGGAAAGCTGCGCTATGATCTCTATATTACCGGAAGCGACCAGATATGGAACAGCGGCATTACCGCAGACGGGGAGCTGGACCCTGTTTATTTTGGAACCTTTGCTCCATCCTCTTCCAGACTTGTCTCTTATGCCGCCAGCATGGGCCAGGGAATTGACCTGGCGCGGCATCCCGACCAGCTCCGGCAATATTTGGCGCGATACGATGCCATCAGCATAAGAGAGGTCAATATTGCGGAAAAACTGGAAGAGGTCATAGGCAGGAAAGTATCAGTATGCATGGACCCTACCCTTCTTCTTTTCGCTCACGACTACAGCGATCTTGTGCAAAGAGAAACGGACAAGGACACATGCCCCTCCCCCTATCTTGCCAGCTATGTCTTATACCCCATAGGTGATTCCGAAGGCTATATGAAAAAATATGCGCGGGAGCATCACCTGCGCTGGGTGAATCTCGTCAATTCAGCCTCTGGGGAACATTTCAAAAAAGCTCTCAATACGAGAGTCACCCCGGAAAAATGGCTGTGCTATATAAAAAATTCTCAATGCATTATTTGCAGTTCTTTTCATGCCGTCGTTTTTGCTCTCATCTTTCACAAGCCATTTGTTTACATTTGTCCTGAAAACCAGAAGACGGGGAACGCGCGTCTCTTGTCCCTGCTGGGAATGCTGGGCTTGCAAGACCGCCATTTGTCGAAGCTGAACGAACAGGCGCTTTCCTTGCTGTCAGAAGAAATTGATTGGAAAAAAGTGGATCGTGTGATTGAACAACAGAGGGCCGACTCCCTCGCCTTTTTGAAAAATGCCGTAACCAATAGAGAGGAATAA
- a CDS encoding acyltransferase family protein, with protein MSQVIQLMQKQRISWLDIAKGIGIYFIILGHTLSDPSVPGCGTLHEYLYSFHVPFFFILSGLTAKCGQNEFSGFLIKKLKTLFIPYLVFGILSIIIFRLAGAFAHSALMHSDGDFSLASNLLNLFILGDLQFNRSLWFLPCLLLMELLAWPFLKWEDAVWGRENSCFRALAFLAVFILAWSVAGHAWPLGIQRFQVEIAMLPYLFAGMLLVPVLRIPFAEFRMRFAAFITGAALVGLGLWLWILCPVHYNREIGFTIFAPFTAIVALVSSLGYVGLSAALLAGRPIEYAGRASLVIMCLHKFPVVFFQTCLPFTAMPLARMNYVVGTSVALACLLLCVACYFLISRFCPFLLGRLSFHPRTAKK; from the coding sequence ATGTCACAGGTCATTCAATTGATGCAAAAACAAAGAATATCGTGGCTGGATATCGCCAAGGGCATTGGAATTTATTTCATTATCCTGGGGCACACCTTGTCTGATCCTTCTGTTCCCGGTTGTGGAACCCTGCATGAATACCTGTACTCTTTCCATGTGCCGTTTTTTTTCATTCTCTCGGGATTGACAGCCAAATGCGGTCAAAACGAATTCAGCGGTTTTTTGATCAAAAAGCTGAAAACTCTGTTCATCCCTTATCTTGTATTCGGAATATTGAGTATCATCATTTTCCGGTTGGCGGGAGCATTTGCCCATTCGGCTTTGATGCATAGCGACGGGGATTTTTCTCTGGCAAGCAATCTGCTCAACCTTTTTATTCTGGGTGACTTGCAATTCAACCGTTCTCTCTGGTTCCTTCCCTGCCTGTTGCTGATGGAGTTGTTGGCATGGCCTTTCTTAAAATGGGAAGACGCTGTGTGGGGACGGGAAAATTCTTGTTTCAGGGCATTGGCTTTCCTGGCCGTATTCATTCTTGCTTGGAGTGTTGCCGGTCATGCATGGCCATTGGGCATACAACGCTTCCAAGTGGAAATTGCCATGTTGCCCTATTTATTCGCAGGCATGCTTCTGGTCCCCGTCCTCCGCATTCCTTTTGCAGAGTTCCGCATGCGGTTTGCTGCGTTTATAACCGGAGCGGCTCTTGTCGGACTGGGACTGTGGCTTTGGATCTTATGTCCCGTCCATTACAACAGGGAAATCGGGTTTACGATCTTTGCTCCTTTCACGGCTATCGTCGCCCTCGTCAGTTCCCTCGGCTATGTGGGCTTAAGCGCGGCCCTTCTGGCAGGAAGACCCATTGAATACGCCGGGCGGGCTTCTCTGGTTATTATGTGCCTGCACAAATTCCCCGTTGTTTTTTTCCAGACCTGCCTGCCGTTTACGGCCATGCCGCTGGCCAGAATGAACTATGTGGTCGGAACAAGCGTGGCGCTTGCATGCTTATTGCTATGCGTTGCCTGTTACTTCCTTATTTCCAGATTTTGCCCGTTTTTACTGGGCAGATTATCCTTTCACCCCCGAACAGCCAAGAAATGA